A region of Flavobacteriales bacterium DNA encodes the following proteins:
- a CDS encoding gamma-glutamyl-gamma-aminobutyrate hydrolase family protein, with product MRFRLSIIAVLFLAGCSNVGSGTHSILISKYYPHNDYQRWLLHFDSTLTFYQAYGMTSDSLEVILNEVDGMILTGGKDIGPSLFGEDSMIQKCGPIDPYRDSLELALVEHSFERKIPLFGGCRGMQLLNVAKGGSLIIDIPTERNSHIHQQEQGDAHHMVYCHPWLAKIVERDSAEVNSNHHQAIDSLAAGFKVLAWAPDSIIEAFYWEDKATHPFILGVQWHPERMERDDPMAADIARIFLQNLDQPN from the coding sequence ATGAGGTTTCGCTTGTCCATCATCGCGGTATTGTTCTTGGCGGGTTGTTCCAATGTTGGTTCGGGAACGCATTCCATCCTTATTTCTAAGTACTATCCGCACAACGATTACCAACGCTGGTTGCTGCATTTCGATAGTACACTCACATTCTATCAAGCGTACGGAATGACATCCGATTCTTTGGAAGTGATTTTGAACGAGGTGGATGGAATGATCTTGACGGGCGGAAAGGATATTGGTCCGTCTCTTTTCGGTGAAGATTCCATGATTCAGAAATGCGGTCCGATCGATCCGTACAGAGATTCGTTGGAGTTAGCGTTGGTGGAACATTCGTTCGAAAGGAAGATTCCGCTTTTTGGCGGATGCCGTGGCATGCAATTGCTGAATGTGGCCAAAGGAGGTTCGCTCATCATTGATATTCCCACAGAAAGAAATTCTCACATCCATCAACAGGAACAGGGCGATGCCCACCACATGGTCTATTGCCACCCGTGGCTGGCCAAAATTGTGGAGCGCGATAGTGCCGAGGTGAATTCAAATCACCATCAGGCCATCGATTCATTGGCTGCTGGTTTCAAGGTTTTGGCCTGGGCACCTGATTCCATTATTGAAGCATTCTACTGGGAAGACAAGGCCACGCATCCGTTCATTCTGGGGGTGCAATGGCATCCAGAGCGCATGGAGCGCGATGATCCGATGGCGGCTGATATTGCCCGCATCTTTCTTCAGAATTTGGATCAACCGAATTGA
- a CDS encoding T9SS type A sorting domain-containing protein, with amino-acid sequence MKHLFTLCFFCSLHFMLFAQGSITSITVSPANPNESDDISIYVNVQLPNSGCDVQTQAHGLQGNTIGASALHCMGLLTAICNTTDTFQIGQLPAGNYTFDFTLSSGSGSPNCSPGIVPDDNDQLQFTVSTAVGIENVKTEKLTVFPNPTTDFLSVGHGNSPCRIISMDGQEVGNQIIPNDGRIDVQNLPSGLYIFELKLKGTVGRAVFGVSR; translated from the coding sequence ATGAAACACCTATTTACTCTTTGCTTTTTTTGCTCTCTCCACTTCATGCTTTTCGCTCAGGGAAGCATTACATCCATCACAGTTTCGCCAGCAAACCCGAATGAGAGTGACGACATCTCAATCTACGTGAACGTTCAACTTCCAAATTCAGGTTGCGATGTTCAAACACAAGCTCATGGCTTGCAGGGCAATACAATAGGTGCTTCGGCATTGCATTGCATGGGTCTGTTGACCGCTATCTGCAATACAACAGACACGTTCCAGATCGGTCAACTTCCTGCTGGCAACTACACATTTGATTTCACGCTATCGAGCGGATCTGGAAGTCCAAATTGCAGTCCTGGTATTGTTCCGGATGACAACGACCAGCTACAGTTTACGGTCTCGACAGCCGTTGGTATTGAGAATGTGAAAACGGAAAAGCTGACTGTTTTTCCCAACCCGACAACCGATTTTCTATCTGTAGGACACGGAAATTCACCATGTCGAATTATTTCGATGGATGGCCAAGAAGTGGGCAATCAGATAATTCCGAATGATGGACGGATTGATGTTCAAAATCTACCAAGTGGACTCTACATTTTTGAGCTTAAACTCAAAGGAACTGTTGGAAGAGCCGTTTTCGGAGTGAGCCGATAG